The proteins below are encoded in one region of Aequorivita iocasae:
- a CDS encoding NAD-dependent succinate-semialdehyde dehydrogenase: protein MSKEEQKELVTINPTTGKVIKKYALMTDKQADEAVEKCHKAFLDWRMLSHKERGKIIKAIGKELKENAEELSKLMTNEMGKLLKQSKQEIELCAGICDWTAAHGREALKDEERELPDGGKGIITNAPIGVIYGIQPWNFPVYQVIRYSIANLMAGNGILLKHAENVTGTGLMLQKIYEKAGLPKNLFTVLKITHDQSDKIIKHKLVRGVTLTGSPDAGRAIAKKAGAALKKTVMELGSNDAYIVLEDADLNLAVKMCVQGRIYNNGETCVAAKRFVVVDKIYDEFRDAYVEQMKKIKHGDPTDKDSKIGPMAREDLRETLHEQVEKSVKKGAKILCGGEMPKGKGFFYPATVLDNVKPGQPAYDDELFGPVASLIRAKDEDDAMRIANDSKYGLGGGIFSKDEKKAMELASKHFDTGMVFINGFGLAQPNMPFGGVKDSGYGREHGGFGMKEFVNEKAIMRLKN from the coding sequence ATGAGCAAGGAAGAACAAAAGGAATTGGTAACCATCAATCCCACCACAGGAAAAGTAATCAAGAAGTATGCACTTATGACCGACAAGCAAGCTGACGAGGCCGTTGAAAAATGCCACAAAGCTTTTTTGGACTGGCGTATGCTCTCGCATAAGGAAAGAGGAAAAATTATAAAGGCAATCGGCAAGGAGCTAAAAGAAAATGCAGAAGAACTTTCCAAGTTAATGACCAACGAAATGGGCAAACTGTTAAAACAGAGCAAACAAGAAATAGAGCTCTGTGCAGGAATTTGTGACTGGACCGCTGCCCATGGTCGCGAAGCATTAAAAGACGAAGAGCGTGAGCTTCCCGATGGCGGCAAAGGTATTATTACTAACGCACCTATTGGGGTTATTTATGGTATTCAGCCATGGAATTTCCCCGTGTATCAGGTAATCCGTTATTCCATTGCAAACCTAATGGCAGGTAACGGTATCCTTTTAAAACATGCTGAAAACGTAACAGGAACGGGCTTGATGTTGCAGAAAATCTATGAAAAAGCAGGACTGCCCAAAAATCTTTTTACCGTTTTAAAAATAACGCACGATCAAAGCGATAAAATTATAAAACACAAACTTGTAAGAGGTGTAACCCTTACAGGAAGCCCGGATGCGGGACGCGCCATCGCCAAAAAAGCAGGCGCTGCCCTAAAGAAAACAGTGATGGAGCTGGGTAGTAACGACGCCTATATTGTGCTGGAAGATGCAGATTTAAATCTTGCGGTAAAAATGTGCGTGCAAGGAAGAATTTACAACAACGGCGAAACCTGCGTGGCTGCTAAACGCTTTGTAGTGGTAGATAAGATTTATGATGAATTCCGCGATGCGTATGTAGAACAGATGAAGAAAATAAAACATGGCGACCCTACGGACAAGGATTCCAAAATTGGCCCGATGGCACGAGAGGACCTTCGTGAAACCCTTCACGAGCAAGTAGAAAAGAGCGTGAAGAAGGGTGCCAAAATACTATGCGGTGGCGAAATGCCAAAAGGCAAAGGGTTTTTCTATCCCGCTACTGTACTCGATAATGTAAAACCAGGACAACCCGCTTACGACGATGAGCTTTTTGGCCCCGTAGCCTCACTTATTCGTGCCAAGGATGAAGATGATGCCATGCGCATTGCCAACGACAGTAAGTATGGTCTTGGAGGTGGCATATTTTCCAAAGATGAAAAGAAGGCCATGGAACTAGCCAGCAAGCATTTTGATACGGGTATGGTGTTTATCAATGGTTTTGGACTTGCGCAGCCCAATATGCCCTTTGGCGGTGTAAAAGATTCTGGATATGGTCGTGAGCACGGCGGTTTTGGAATGAAAGAGTTTGTGAATGAAAAAGCCATCATGCGCCTTAAAAATTAA
- a CDS encoding GNAT family N-acetyltransferase yields MEDNRKTGKTFQEIMMMKTSQKQNIRPALPEDFKKVAPLIVQAMEDLACTFANTDTPEKAYPLFEHFFQKKANQYSFEHTLVYVEDGEIVGSITFYDGKLLPHYRAPFLQYIAEFYKVTDILIDDETNPGEVYIDTLSVAPQHQGKGVGKKLLAAAIQQAKTEGHEKIGLLVDFKNPNAKKLYVSLGFESVGKKTLGSSVYEHLQRNCNLSL; encoded by the coding sequence TTGGAAGACAACAGAAAAACCGGCAAAACCTTCCAAGAGATAATGATGATGAAAACTTCTCAAAAACAAAACATACGCCCTGCACTACCTGAGGATTTTAAAAAGGTTGCTCCATTGATAGTGCAGGCGATGGAAGATTTGGCGTGCACATTTGCAAATACAGACACCCCTGAAAAAGCGTATCCATTGTTTGAACATTTCTTTCAGAAAAAAGCCAATCAGTACAGTTTTGAACACACCCTAGTGTATGTGGAAGATGGCGAAATCGTGGGTTCCATCACTTTTTATGACGGAAAGTTATTGCCACACTACCGCGCACCTTTCCTTCAGTATATTGCAGAATTTTATAAGGTTACCGATATACTGATTGATGATGAAACCAATCCTGGAGAAGTTTATATAGATACGCTAAGTGTAGCCCCACAACACCAAGGAAAAGGGGTAGGTAAAAAATTACTGGCTGCTGCCATACAACAAGCAAAGACAGAAGGCCATGAAAAGATTGGTCTTTTGGTGGACTTTAAAAACCCAAATGCAAAAAAACTATATGTGAGTTTGGGTTTTGAGAGTGTCGGTAAAAAAACATTGGGCAGTAGTGTTTACGAACACCTCCAGCGGAATTGTAATTTATCTTTATAA
- the recO gene encoding DNA repair protein RecO codes for MVVATKAIVFSAIKYSEADLIVSSFTEASGIKSYLLRNILKTKKGKLKASFFQPLTQLEIIADHKNKGTLEYIKEAKVYYPYKTLHTDIVKTGLVMFLAEMLKNCIREEEANELLFAFLEQSLQWLDSNEEVANFHIFFLLQLSMYLGFFPDATAINNSYFNIVEGSFQATNTSNYCIEGEAIENFKQFFGTNLETFQKIKLTKTQRKKLLQLMLSYYSFHVQGYQKPKSLAVLNQLFL; via the coding sequence ATGGTTGTTGCCACCAAAGCCATTGTCTTTTCTGCTATAAAATATTCAGAAGCTGACCTAATTGTAAGTAGTTTCACCGAGGCTTCGGGAATTAAAAGCTACTTACTTCGCAATATTTTAAAAACGAAGAAAGGGAAGCTAAAGGCTTCTTTTTTTCAGCCCCTCACGCAACTTGAAATTATAGCAGACCACAAGAACAAAGGGACGCTGGAATATATAAAGGAAGCCAAAGTTTACTATCCTTACAAAACCCTTCATACCGATATTGTAAAAACAGGCTTGGTCATGTTTTTAGCCGAAATGCTCAAAAACTGCATTCGCGAGGAAGAAGCTAATGAACTCCTTTTTGCGTTTTTGGAACAATCCCTTCAATGGCTTGATAGTAATGAGGAAGTTGCCAATTTCCATATTTTCTTTTTGCTGCAACTGAGCATGTATCTAGGTTTTTTTCCCGATGCTACAGCTATTAATAATAGCTATTTCAATATAGTTGAAGGGAGCTTTCAGGCTACAAATACTTCAAATTACTGTATTGAAGGTGAAGCGATAGAAAACTTCAAGCAATTTTTTGGAACAAACCTAGAAACATTTCAGAAAATAAAACTTACCAAAACACAGCGCAAAAAATTGCTGCAATTAATGCTTTCCTATTACAGCTTTCACGTGCAAGGCTACCAAAAACCAAAATCACTCGCTGTGCTTAACCAGTTGTTTTTATAA
- the porZ gene encoding type IX secretion system anionic LPS delivery protein PorZ: MKRWAIAFLIILPLLAAAQNFEDRWTGHFSYASVKDISQGDNKIYVGAENAVFTYDLSTQQIQTLSTVNGLSGNAITTLHYSESYDLLIIGYESGLIEIVKEGEENVLKVVDILEKQTIPPDRKRINNFTEFNENLYIATQYGISVYDLSRLEFGDTYFIGDGGAQINIVQTIVQEPYIFAASSTSGMRRAFVADDNLIDYQNWTTIMGGGFRAAEKLGNELYASNRSNTILRFTPNGVTTAVQNFNTEVLNFRMADDLLTITTKNSVQAFSEGYVQEAIVDNILDFELDLLSGYAFNNNFYVGTNEDGLLVVPFGSMQATQVLPNGPIRNSPFAIDASPGQLWVAFGEVDVDYNPFPISKYGISHLKDTLWNNIDYEDLRTSLNAEPTDLVKVTINPENQDEVFMSSFEKGLLKIVDETPTILYDQTNSPLDRIIINGADAGIRILGSQFDSQGNLWFVQSKEKEGLIKLTPGGQFQKTDISSIITNESEIALTELAISREGYVFFGSYGNGVIGYNPTANKFNIITENAGNLPTNNIRALTFDKQNRLWIGTLKGVRVLFSPGSFFEEGATPTAQAIIILEDGVGQELLFQQSITDIEVDGSNNKWISTATSGVFYLSPNGQETLLRFTKDNSPLPSNNVQDISIDPFTGVVYFATTQGIVAYRGSATAPSDNLENVRAYPNPVRPGFNGNVTIDGLTAQANVKITDITGSLVFEETSEGGSVLWDTTAFGKYKVRSGVYLVLVTTEDNLETKVAKIMIIR; the protein is encoded by the coding sequence ATGAAGCGATGGGCCATTGCTTTTCTTATAATCCTTCCCTTGCTGGCTGCTGCCCAGAATTTTGAGGACCGGTGGACGGGACACTTTTCCTATGCTTCCGTAAAGGATATTTCCCAGGGCGATAACAAGATTTATGTAGGTGCTGAAAATGCCGTTTTCACATATGATCTTTCCACACAACAAATACAAACCCTCTCAACAGTAAATGGTCTTTCAGGAAACGCGATAACCACCCTCCACTATAGTGAGTCATATGATTTACTAATCATTGGGTATGAAAGCGGCTTAATAGAAATAGTGAAAGAAGGTGAGGAAAATGTATTGAAAGTAGTTGATATTTTAGAGAAACAGACCATTCCACCAGATAGAAAGCGCATAAACAATTTTACTGAATTTAATGAAAACCTCTATATCGCAACCCAATATGGAATATCTGTGTATGATTTGTCCAGACTTGAATTTGGGGACACCTATTTCATTGGCGATGGGGGCGCGCAGATAAATATTGTACAGACAATTGTACAGGAGCCTTATATCTTTGCCGCGAGTTCAACCAGTGGAATGCGCAGAGCCTTTGTGGCAGATGATAATTTAATTGATTATCAAAACTGGACCACCATAATGGGTGGTGGATTTAGAGCTGCAGAAAAATTAGGCAATGAGCTCTATGCTTCAAACCGGTCGAATACTATTTTACGTTTCACTCCCAACGGTGTAACAACAGCTGTCCAAAATTTTAATACTGAAGTATTAAACTTCCGCATGGCCGATGATTTACTTACCATTACCACAAAAAATTCCGTACAGGCATTCTCTGAAGGGTATGTTCAGGAAGCTATAGTAGATAACATACTCGATTTCGAGCTCGATCTCCTTTCCGGGTATGCTTTTAATAATAATTTTTATGTAGGGACAAATGAAGATGGACTTTTGGTCGTTCCTTTTGGGAGTATGCAAGCTACACAAGTGCTTCCCAATGGGCCAATTAGAAACAGTCCATTTGCTATTGATGCTTCCCCGGGGCAGCTATGGGTTGCTTTTGGAGAGGTGGATGTTGATTACAATCCTTTTCCCATTTCCAAATATGGAATTAGCCACCTGAAAGATACTCTCTGGAATAATATTGATTATGAAGATTTAAGAACTTCTCTAAATGCTGAACCTACCGATTTGGTAAAAGTTACTATCAATCCAGAAAATCAGGACGAAGTATTTATGAGCTCTTTTGAAAAAGGGCTCTTAAAGATTGTTGATGAAACTCCCACCATACTTTACGACCAAACCAACAGCCCCTTAGACCGAATAATTATTAATGGCGCCGATGCAGGCATACGTATTCTTGGTTCTCAATTTGACTCCCAAGGCAACCTTTGGTTTGTTCAAAGTAAAGAAAAAGAGGGACTGATAAAACTTACGCCCGGTGGCCAATTCCAAAAAACGGATATTTCTAGCATCATTACAAATGAATCTGAAATTGCGCTTACAGAGCTGGCAATAAGTAGAGAAGGCTATGTTTTTTTTGGTTCTTATGGGAATGGGGTAATAGGCTATAACCCAACGGCCAATAAGTTTAATATAATTACCGAAAATGCAGGCAATCTGCCTACCAACAATATACGTGCGCTAACTTTTGACAAACAAAACAGATTATGGATAGGAACGCTGAAAGGTGTAAGAGTGCTCTTTAGTCCCGGAAGCTTTTTTGAAGAGGGTGCCACCCCTACAGCCCAAGCTATAATTATTCTAGAAGACGGTGTGGGGCAAGAGCTTCTTTTTCAACAATCTATAACTGATATTGAAGTTGATGGTTCAAACAATAAATGGATTTCCACTGCCACTTCAGGTGTATTTTACTTGTCCCCCAATGGGCAGGAAACCTTGCTCCGTTTCACAAAAGATAATTCTCCGTTACCTTCTAATAATGTCCAAGATATTTCAATAGACCCGTTTACGGGCGTAGTCTATTTTGCGACCACCCAAGGCATCGTAGCCTATAGGGGATCGGCCACCGCGCCAAGTGACAACCTTGAAAACGTACGGGCCTATCCCAATCCCGTGCGGCCAGGTTTTAATGGTAACGTTACTATTGATGGACTCACGGCCCAAGCCAATGTGAAAATAACCGATATAACAGGAAGCCTGGTTTTTGAGGAAACTTCAGAAGGAGGAAGTGTACTTTGGGATACAACTGCTTTCGGAAAGTACAAAGTACGTTCGGGTGTATATTTGGTTCTCGTTACCACAGAAGACAATCTTGAAACCAAGGTTGCAAAAATTATGATCATCCGCTAA
- the gdhA gene encoding NADP-specific glutamate dehydrogenase, with protein sequence MKQSVKDFISEVEKLNPNEPEFLQAVTEVAETVIPFIEENERYANKKLLERMVEPERTILFRVPWTDDKGEIQVNKGYRIEFNSAIGPYKGGLRFHPSVNLSILKFLGFEQTFKNSLTTLPMGGGKGGSNFDPKGKSDNEIMRFCQSFMTELFRHIGPDTDVPAGDIGVGGREIGYMFGQYKRIRNEFTGVLTGKGRSYGGSLIRPEATGYGNVYFAKNMLETRGESFKGKTVVISGSGNVAQYAAEKAIQFGGKVVTFSDSAGYIYDSEGIDEEKLAFVMDLKNEKRGRISEYTKKYTGAKYVEGKRPWEVKCDIALPCATQNELNGEEAKMLLDNGCICVGEGANMPCTPGAIEAFQKAKILFSPGKASNAGGVATSGLEMSQNSLRLSWTAAEVDEKLHGIMNDIHAACVQFGKDDDGYVDYVKGANIAGFVKVADAMLAQGVV encoded by the coding sequence ATGAAGCAAAGTGTAAAAGATTTCATTTCTGAAGTTGAAAAACTAAATCCCAATGAACCTGAATTTCTACAGGCGGTAACCGAGGTTGCTGAAACCGTCATCCCTTTTATTGAAGAAAACGAAAGATATGCCAACAAGAAATTGCTGGAGCGAATGGTAGAGCCAGAGCGCACCATACTTTTCCGAGTGCCGTGGACAGATGATAAAGGTGAAATACAGGTGAATAAAGGTTATAGAATCGAGTTCAATTCGGCCATTGGCCCATACAAAGGGGGATTACGTTTCCACCCTTCCGTAAATCTAAGCATTCTTAAGTTTTTAGGTTTTGAGCAAACCTTTAAAAATAGCTTGACCACTTTGCCCATGGGCGGTGGTAAAGGAGGCTCTAACTTTGACCCAAAAGGGAAGAGCGACAATGAAATCATGCGTTTCTGTCAAAGCTTTATGACAGAGCTTTTCCGTCATATTGGCCCAGATACTGATGTTCCCGCAGGAGATATAGGCGTTGGAGGTCGTGAAATAGGCTATATGTTTGGCCAGTACAAGCGTATCCGTAACGAGTTTACCGGCGTTCTTACAGGAAAAGGCCGTTCATACGGAGGATCACTAATTCGTCCAGAGGCTACAGGTTATGGAAACGTATATTTCGCAAAAAACATGCTCGAAACCAGAGGAGAGAGCTTTAAAGGAAAAACCGTTGTTATTTCCGGTTCCGGGAACGTAGCACAATACGCAGCCGAAAAAGCAATCCAGTTTGGTGGAAAAGTTGTTACTTTTTCAGATTCTGCTGGATATATTTATGATTCAGAAGGCATAGATGAGGAAAAGCTTGCTTTCGTAATGGATCTGAAAAATGAAAAACGTGGACGTATTTCAGAATACACAAAAAAATACACAGGCGCAAAATACGTTGAAGGAAAGCGCCCTTGGGAAGTAAAGTGTGATATCGCCCTACCTTGCGCAACCCAAAATGAGTTAAATGGCGAAGAAGCCAAAATGCTTTTGGACAATGGCTGTATATGCGTGGGCGAAGGAGCCAATATGCCCTGTACGCCCGGTGCGATTGAAGCATTCCAAAAAGCGAAGATTTTATTCTCACCTGGAAAAGCATCAAATGCAGGCGGTGTTGCAACATCTGGCTTGGAAATGTCACAGAACTCATTGCGTTTAAGCTGGACAGCAGCTGAGGTTGATGAAAAACTTCACGGAATTATGAACGATATTCACGCCGCTTGTGTCCAGTTTGGAAAAGATGACGATGGATATGTAGATTATGTGAAGGGAGCAAACATTGCAGGTTTTGTAAAAGTGGCCGATGCAATGCTGGCCCAAGGAGTAGTATAA
- a CDS encoding THC0290_0291 family protein, whose product MNTRFLLLVFFLLVFSRQEAYSQFGFSHEVGLITGPVVFYSDFGQRNDFETNAGNVGYGVGLIHYINFSYRADCNCYTRDRYFNDHFKIRTEIDYHKTNLEHFGRWVEPDQTSLFADQLRAMSGSSTVIEVGSQLEYFPLSIRDFAAGAYKIAPFVSFGVHWVTYDTEVSSSLGPLNSPISTPDKYFNAFQQDPASTWAVVGSVGIRYKLSPLSDLMLDSRWHYYFSDWVDGLNPSFENNGTTPVPENKANEWIYWLNVGYIYYIN is encoded by the coding sequence ATGAATACCAGATTTTTGCTATTGGTATTTTTCTTGTTGGTTTTCTCCAGACAAGAAGCTTACAGCCAGTTTGGCTTTTCTCACGAAGTGGGTTTAATTACAGGGCCTGTTGTTTTCTATTCAGATTTTGGACAGCGAAACGATTTTGAAACAAATGCTGGAAACGTTGGTTATGGTGTGGGTTTGATACACTATATTAATTTTTCGTATCGCGCAGATTGTAATTGTTATACCCGCGACAGGTATTTTAACGACCACTTTAAGATACGCACAGAGATTGATTACCACAAAACAAATCTGGAACACTTTGGGCGCTGGGTTGAGCCCGATCAGACTTCTTTATTTGCCGATCAGCTACGTGCCATGAGCGGTTCATCCACTGTTATTGAAGTAGGTTCCCAATTGGAATACTTTCCGCTTAGCATCCGTGACTTTGCGGCCGGGGCTTATAAAATTGCACCCTTCGTTAGTTTCGGTGTACATTGGGTTACATATGACACTGAAGTTTCATCATCTTTGGGCCCACTGAACAGCCCTATCTCCACACCAGATAAATATTTTAATGCCTTTCAGCAGGATCCAGCCTCTACGTGGGCTGTAGTGGGAAGCGTGGGCATTCGTTATAAACTATCGCCATTGAGCGACTTGATGCTTGACAGTCGTTGGCATTATTACTTCTCTGATTGGGTAGATGGTCTAAATCCAAGTTTTGAAAATAACGGCACAACTCCAGTACCCGAAAACAAGGCCAATGAATGGATTTATTGGTTAAACGTTGGGTATATTTACTATATAAATTAA
- the trhO gene encoding oxygen-dependent tRNA uridine(34) hydroxylase TrhO has protein sequence MQLYNKLSAKERETLLEQAGEERLTLSFYQYAKIGNPHLFRNHLFVTWHEQDVLGRIYVAHEGINAQLSVPAKRFKEFKEFLDGIYFLKDVRLNIAIEQDLKSFLKLKVKVRDKIVADGLNDETFDVTNKGVHVDAKTFNELIDDPDVVLVDMRNHYESEIGHFKNAVTPDVDTFRDSLDIIEADLKDHKEDKKLVMYCTGGIRCEKASAYYKHKGFKNVFQLEGGIIEYARQVENLGLENKFLGKNFVFDHRRGERITDVVISHCHQCGEPCDTHTNCANEACHLLFIQCEKCAVAMENCCSEECIEIIHLPYEEQKRLRQGIPNSNKIFKKGRSEKLKFKK, from the coding sequence ATGCAACTGTACAACAAATTAAGTGCAAAAGAGAGGGAAACACTTTTGGAACAGGCCGGTGAGGAACGGCTTACCCTTTCTTTTTATCAATATGCCAAGATTGGCAATCCGCATCTTTTCCGTAACCATCTCTTTGTAACCTGGCACGAGCAGGACGTTTTGGGCCGTATTTACGTTGCCCATGAAGGCATCAATGCGCAGCTCTCGGTACCGGCAAAACGTTTTAAGGAATTTAAGGAATTTCTGGATGGAATTTATTTTCTGAAAGATGTACGTTTGAATATTGCCATTGAACAGGACTTGAAATCGTTCCTAAAACTAAAAGTAAAAGTACGCGACAAGATTGTGGCGGATGGCCTAAACGATGAAACGTTTGATGTAACCAATAAGGGCGTACATGTAGATGCCAAAACCTTTAACGAGCTGATTGATGATCCAGATGTGGTTTTAGTAGATATGCGCAACCATTACGAAAGTGAAATAGGCCATTTTAAAAATGCTGTAACTCCCGATGTGGACACGTTTCGTGATTCACTGGATATTATAGAAGCAGATTTAAAAGACCATAAAGAAGACAAGAAGCTGGTTATGTACTGCACCGGCGGCATACGCTGTGAAAAGGCCAGCGCTTATTACAAACATAAAGGTTTTAAAAATGTGTTTCAGCTTGAGGGTGGCATTATTGAATATGCCAGACAGGTTGAGAATTTAGGGTTGGAAAACAAATTTTTGGGGAAGAATTTTGTTTTTGACCATCGCCGTGGCGAACGAATTACCGACGTGGTTATAAGCCACTGCCATCAATGCGGCGAACCTTGCGATACACACACAAACTGTGCAAACGAAGCTTGCCATTTGCTGTTTATTCAATGTGAGAAATGTGCCGTGGCCATGGAAAACTGTTGTAGCGAGGAGTGTATTGAAATAATCCACTTGCCATACGAAGAGCAGAAGCGCCTGCGCCAAGGCATTCCGAACAGTAATAAAATTTTTAAGAAAGGACGTTCGGAGAAGCTTAAGTTTAAAAAATAG
- a CDS encoding PSP1 domain-containing protein: MGCTSCATGANGQPKGCKNNSTCGTDGCNKLTVFDWLSNMQLPAKMEPFNAVEVRFKNGRKEFFQNPENLTLSIGDTVATEASPGHDIGMVTLTGELVRVQMKKKKIPLKIEALPKIYRKASQKDIDIWQGVRDKEADVQKRSREIAIRHGLQMKISDVEFQGDASKVIFYYTAEERVDFRELIKEFARTFNTRIEMKQVGFRQEAARLGGIGSCGRELCCSTWLTDFRSVNTSAARYQQLSLNPQKLAGQCGKLKCCLNYELDTYLEALESFPNTETKLQTEKGTATCQKIDIFKGLLWYAYEKEFANWHELTVEKANEIIELNKKGKKPMALEEFIMEAPKAEKEPFSNVVGQDSLTRFDQPKQKNKKRRNKNRNKKRGKAEAAVTGNTPKDGQRKKSGGKPRNKSGNQNRNRKPSKNE, encoded by the coding sequence ATGGGCTGTACCAGCTGTGCCACGGGCGCCAACGGACAGCCAAAGGGATGCAAGAACAATAGTACTTGCGGAACCGATGGCTGTAATAAACTGACGGTGTTTGACTGGCTTTCAAATATGCAACTTCCTGCCAAGATGGAACCCTTCAATGCGGTGGAAGTACGTTTTAAAAACGGAAGAAAGGAATTTTTCCAAAACCCAGAAAATCTTACTTTAAGCATTGGCGATACGGTTGCTACCGAAGCTTCGCCAGGCCACGATATTGGGATGGTTACCTTAACCGGGGAGCTGGTTAGGGTACAAATGAAGAAGAAAAAAATTCCATTAAAAATTGAGGCCCTGCCAAAAATTTACCGAAAAGCTTCACAAAAAGATATAGACATTTGGCAAGGAGTTCGCGACAAAGAAGCAGATGTTCAAAAGCGATCACGTGAAATTGCAATCCGTCATGGGCTGCAAATGAAGATTAGCGACGTTGAATTTCAGGGAGATGCATCAAAAGTTATTTTTTATTACACAGCTGAAGAAAGGGTAGATTTCCGCGAATTGATTAAGGAATTTGCACGTACTTTCAACACCCGAATTGAAATGAAACAAGTTGGTTTCCGCCAAGAAGCCGCACGTTTGGGCGGTATTGGTAGCTGTGGGCGCGAGCTTTGTTGCTCTACTTGGTTGACTGATTTCCGTTCTGTGAATACTTCTGCAGCGCGCTATCAGCAACTTTCGCTAAACCCGCAAAAACTTGCTGGGCAATGTGGCAAGCTGAAGTGCTGTTTAAATTATGAACTGGATACTTATCTGGAAGCATTGGAGTCCTTTCCCAACACAGAAACCAAACTACAGACCGAAAAGGGCACAGCAACCTGCCAAAAGATAGATATTTTTAAAGGTTTGCTGTGGTACGCTTACGAAAAGGAATTTGCAAATTGGCACGAGCTTACCGTAGAAAAAGCCAATGAAATAATAGAGCTGAACAAAAAAGGCAAAAAACCAATGGCGCTGGAGGAATTTATAATGGAAGCGCCAAAAGCCGAAAAAGAACCGTTTAGCAATGTTGTGGGCCAAGATAGTTTAACGCGTTTTGACCAACCGAAGCAAAAAAACAAAAAGCGTAGAAATAAAAATAGAAACAAAAAACGTGGTAAAGCAGAAGCAGCGGTAACAGGAAATACGCCGAAAGACGGCCAACGCAAAAAATCTGGCGGGAAGCCCAGAAATAAATCAGGAAACCAAAACAGAAACAGAAAGCCTTCTAAAAATGAATAA
- a CDS encoding gliding motility lipoprotein GldH has translation MNKLLALLLTAVFLISCESETVYSEIKAMDGQWGAEEVVEFKIPQLDSLKKYNLFLNIRNTNDYKYNNLFLIVNMNFPNGKTVADTLEYRMANPDGSWMGQGIGAVKENKLWYKENVQFFEEGIYTVEIAQAMRNNGDVEGVTKLEGITDVGFSIEEASKQ, from the coding sequence ATGAATAAGCTATTGGCACTTTTATTGACGGCTGTTTTCCTCATTTCATGTGAGTCGGAAACTGTTTATAGTGAAATAAAAGCCATGGACGGGCAGTGGGGCGCAGAAGAAGTCGTTGAATTTAAAATTCCGCAACTGGATTCACTTAAAAAGTATAACCTCTTTTTAAATATTAGAAATACAAACGATTATAAATACAACAATTTATTTTTGATAGTAAATATGAATTTTCCAAACGGCAAAACCGTTGCCGATACACTGGAATACCGAATGGCCAATCCCGATGGCTCCTGGATGGGCCAAGGCATTGGAGCTGTAAAGGAAAACAAATTGTGGTATAAAGAGAACGTACAGTTTTTTGAAGAAGGCATTTATACCGTAGAGATAGCCCAAGCAATGCGCAATAATGGCGATGTGGAAGGCGTTACAAAACTCGAAGGCATTACAGATGTTGGTTTCAGTATTGAAGAAGCCTCCAAACAGTAA